The following proteins are encoded in a genomic region of Leifsonia psychrotolerans:
- a CDS encoding nuclear transport factor 2 family protein: MSGLEDRLRALEDRASILDLIASYGPYADSGNGDAIGALWAEGGTYSFGTTTLEHPDIAGLVELQSHRELMAAGCAHVLSAPRLTIDGDTAVAVNHSIVLACHGEAWAAVRVSANRWNFVRTDAGWRVADRVNSLLAGGESARELLML; the protein is encoded by the coding sequence GCCAGCATTCTCGATCTGATCGCCAGCTACGGACCCTACGCGGATTCCGGCAACGGCGACGCGATCGGGGCGCTCTGGGCCGAGGGGGGAACCTACTCCTTCGGCACGACGACTCTCGAGCACCCCGACATCGCCGGGTTGGTCGAGCTGCAGTCCCACCGCGAGCTGATGGCAGCCGGATGCGCCCATGTGCTCAGCGCGCCCCGGCTCACGATCGACGGGGACACGGCCGTCGCGGTCAACCACTCCATCGTGCTCGCGTGCCACGGCGAAGCCTGGGCGGCGGTGCGGGTGAGCGCCAATCGGTGGAACTTCGTCCGCACCGATGCGGGCTGGCGTGTGGCCGACCGGGTCAACAGCCTTCTGGCGGGGGGCGAGTCAGCGCGCGAACTCCTCATGCTCTGA
- a CDS encoding NADH:flavin oxidoreductase/NADH oxidase, whose product MTVDADNARPAPRALFTPLTLRGITLNNRAGVSPMCTYGARDGLVSDFHLVHLGRFAFGGAGLVIVEATAIEPRGRISHHDLGLWDDAQLDGMRRLATFLSAHGAVPGIQLAHAGRRASVREPWFAGAPLDASDAAAGWAPWPVVGPSAIPAGPDWPLPHALDAHEIADSVAAWAAAATRAAAAGFRFVELHGAHGYLLHSFLSPVSNVRDDDYGGDALRRMRYPLEVIRAVRAALPDDVVLSYRVSAVDGILDGGLGLDDVAEFARHAVAAGVDVIDTSSGGISADRSTDTRVRRGFAFHADFARELKARTGAIVACVGFIVDPEQASRLIEDGDADIVLLGREMLDDPNWVHHARRSHADDEFDHWEPRYGSALGPRLGALRRLADAGETPLTRFEQPARL is encoded by the coding sequence ATGACCGTCGACGCTGACAACGCACGCCCCGCACCGAGGGCACTCTTCACACCTTTGACGCTTCGGGGCATCACCCTGAATAATCGTGCGGGCGTCTCGCCCATGTGCACCTATGGCGCCCGGGACGGCCTGGTCAGCGACTTCCACCTGGTCCATCTGGGGCGTTTTGCTTTCGGCGGCGCGGGCCTCGTCATTGTCGAAGCGACCGCCATTGAGCCGCGGGGCCGCATCTCCCACCATGACCTCGGGCTCTGGGACGACGCGCAGCTCGACGGTATGCGTCGGCTCGCCACCTTCCTCAGCGCGCACGGTGCGGTGCCCGGCATCCAGCTCGCCCACGCCGGGCGCCGGGCCTCGGTGCGCGAACCCTGGTTCGCGGGCGCACCACTTGACGCATCGGATGCCGCGGCCGGCTGGGCCCCCTGGCCGGTCGTCGGACCGTCGGCGATCCCGGCCGGGCCGGACTGGCCACTTCCACACGCACTCGACGCGCATGAGATCGCCGATTCGGTCGCCGCCTGGGCCGCGGCCGCGACCCGCGCGGCCGCGGCGGGGTTCCGCTTCGTCGAACTCCACGGCGCACACGGCTATCTGCTGCATTCCTTTCTCTCGCCAGTCTCGAATGTGCGCGACGACGACTATGGCGGCGACGCCCTGCGCCGAATGCGCTACCCCCTCGAGGTGATCAGGGCCGTCCGGGCCGCCCTCCCCGACGACGTGGTGCTCTCGTATCGGGTCTCGGCGGTCGACGGGATTCTCGATGGCGGCCTGGGCCTCGACGACGTCGCCGAGTTCGCGCGGCACGCGGTCGCGGCGGGAGTCGACGTCATCGACACCTCCTCGGGCGGCATCAGCGCCGATCGGTCAACCGACACACGGGTGCGTCGTGGGTTTGCCTTCCACGCCGACTTCGCGCGTGAGCTCAAGGCACGCACCGGAGCGATCGTCGCCTGCGTCGGCTTCATCGTCGATCCGGAACAGGCCAGCCGCCTCATCGAAGACGGCGATGCCGACATCGTGTTACTCGGCCGAGAGATGCTGGACGACCCGAACTGGGTGCATCACGCCCGTCGCAGCCACGCCGATGACGAATTCGACCACTGGGAGCCGCGCTATGGCAGTGCACTCGGACCGCGGCTCGGCGCGCTGCGTCGCCTCGCCGACGCCGGAGAGACTCCGCTGACGCGTTTCGAGCAGCCCGCCCGACTCTGA
- a CDS encoding alpha/beta fold hydrolase, which yields MGDITFSYHEAGQGEPLLMLHGSGPGVSAWSNFQHNLPVFAENFRVIMPDLPGFGRTDLPEINDVYPRFAARLVAQFMHELGIDSCLIIGNSMGGSVAAELAAMEPSRVRRLALMGPGGLAVSVFGTDPSEGALRLFEFLDDPTRERMVAWVTTMVSDPATITEELIDERMANALADGAIERSRAIFASVFEPAFTAAHQPLWSRAEQIPMPTLMIWGRDDRMLPFDQAHFANRRLPDVELHTFSRCGHWAQIERKRDFERVVTEFFTR from the coding sequence GTGGGCGACATCACCTTCTCCTACCATGAGGCGGGTCAGGGCGAGCCGCTCCTGATGCTTCATGGCTCCGGCCCTGGCGTGAGCGCGTGGTCGAATTTTCAACACAACCTTCCGGTCTTCGCCGAGAATTTCCGTGTCATCATGCCGGATCTCCCCGGGTTCGGGCGGACAGATCTGCCAGAGATCAACGATGTGTATCCCCGTTTTGCTGCGCGCTTAGTTGCGCAGTTCATGCACGAGCTGGGTATTGATTCCTGCCTGATCATCGGTAATTCGATGGGTGGGTCCGTCGCCGCAGAACTGGCCGCGATGGAGCCGTCTCGTGTGCGACGACTGGCTCTGATGGGACCCGGTGGGCTCGCAGTGAGTGTGTTCGGTACTGACCCGAGCGAGGGGGCCTTGCGATTGTTCGAGTTCCTCGACGATCCGACACGTGAACGCATGGTCGCCTGGGTCACGACGATGGTTTCTGACCCGGCCACCATTACCGAGGAGCTCATCGATGAGCGAATGGCAAACGCCTTGGCTGATGGCGCGATTGAGCGTTCACGGGCGATTTTTGCCTCGGTCTTCGAGCCAGCCTTCACCGCGGCGCACCAGCCACTCTGGTCGAGAGCCGAACAGATTCCCATGCCGACCCTGATGATCTGGGGCCGCGACGATCGGATGCTTCCTTTCGATCAAGCGCATTTCGCCAATAGAAGGCTGCCTGACGTGGAGTTGCACACGTTCTCGCGCTGTGGCCACTGGGCCCAAATCGAGCGCAAACGTGATTTCGAGCGAGTCGTAACGGAATTCTTTACCCGCTAA
- a CDS encoding ABC transporter substrate-binding protein: MMFTQKRRGWWLPASALPIVLILSACSAVAEDAAPDEVGTTAATELVVGSLYEHDGFDPLNPLSASANGERLVPVFDTLLRVGTDGDVIPFLASGMESDDGATWTMTLRDGVTFTDGTPFDAEAVIFNVERHRAKDSPSSSKFLLANLTTMTAPDATTVVFTLSQPNYSFPYLFTASGAVGLIGSPTALAADAEAFNRSPVGAGPFIVQEWVVDDHVTMTRNPNYWGDKPQFETLTYRVLPDPQSRENALVTGQIQAGVIMGNFGAVSQNKDLTINTQGVRGAIALLPNMSAAPLNDQRVREAIQIAFDPKNTNSVMYGTADLWNGERGCIPFGVDTAQCEPSSVKTDVTRASKLIADYVADGNSPAIEILTNSLMTTYSEYVDQVLKSIGLASTIRSVSPSEHIPALYSGDFQLGMWQMTPFDSFYPLGYTVFSSSARNVIKQDSAPFQDALNIGVNAPTIDERNQGLRDMQSQINDQALAIWLSPLPMYMTTRNTVDLGPGYLGGMVFYASEVTLK, from the coding sequence ATGATGTTCACCCAGAAAAGACGTGGCTGGTGGTTGCCAGCCTCTGCGCTGCCGATTGTGCTGATCTTGTCGGCCTGTTCGGCTGTTGCGGAGGATGCCGCCCCCGACGAAGTCGGCACGACGGCCGCGACAGAGCTCGTCGTCGGATCACTCTACGAGCATGATGGCTTTGACCCGCTCAACCCCCTCTCGGCTTCCGCCAACGGAGAACGACTCGTACCCGTCTTCGACACGCTGTTGCGCGTGGGAACCGACGGCGATGTGATCCCGTTTCTGGCCAGCGGCATGGAGTCCGACGACGGTGCGACCTGGACCATGACGCTCAGGGACGGCGTGACTTTCACGGATGGGACCCCGTTCGATGCCGAAGCAGTGATCTTTAACGTTGAGCGCCACCGGGCGAAGGACAGCCCCTCGTCTAGCAAGTTCTTGCTCGCAAACCTCACCACGATGACCGCGCCGGACGCGACAACTGTCGTATTCACCCTGTCTCAGCCAAACTATTCCTTTCCGTACCTGTTCACCGCTTCCGGTGCTGTGGGCCTGATCGGATCCCCGACCGCGCTTGCCGCTGATGCCGAAGCATTCAATCGTTCTCCGGTGGGTGCCGGCCCGTTCATCGTTCAGGAGTGGGTCGTCGACGACCACGTCACCATGACGCGCAATCCCAATTACTGGGGCGATAAACCGCAGTTCGAGACCTTGACCTATCGGGTGCTTCCAGACCCTCAATCCCGCGAGAACGCACTGGTCACAGGGCAAATTCAAGCCGGTGTGATCATGGGCAACTTCGGTGCGGTGAGCCAGAACAAGGACCTCACGATCAACACGCAAGGAGTTCGTGGCGCCATCGCGTTACTACCGAACATGAGTGCTGCACCGCTGAACGACCAGCGTGTCCGCGAAGCAATCCAGATCGCGTTCGACCCGAAGAACACCAACAGCGTGATGTATGGAACGGCGGACCTCTGGAACGGAGAGCGCGGGTGCATTCCGTTCGGCGTGGATACAGCGCAGTGTGAACCCAGCAGCGTGAAAACTGACGTGACGCGGGCCAGCAAGCTGATTGCCGACTACGTCGCCGATGGAAACAGCCCGGCCATCGAAATTCTGACCAACAGCCTGATGACGACATACTCCGAGTACGTCGACCAGGTGCTGAAATCCATCGGCCTGGCATCGACGATTCGCTCGGTCAGTCCCAGCGAGCATATTCCGGCGCTCTACAGCGGAGACTTCCAGCTTGGAATGTGGCAGATGACACCCTTCGACTCCTTCTATCCGTTGGGGTACACCGTCTTCAGCAGCAGCGCCCGCAACGTCATCAAGCAGGACAGCGCGCCATTCCAGGACGCTTTGAACATCGGCGTCAATGCGCCAACAATTGATGAGCGAAACCAGGGACTGCGCGACATGCAGTCTCAGATCAACGACCAGGCATTGGCGATCTGGTTGAGCCCTCTGCCGATGTATATGACCACGCGAAACACCGTCGACCTCGGGCCGGGATATCTCGGCGGAATGGTGTTCTACGCATCTGAGGTCACCCTCAAATAG
- a CDS encoding ABC transporter permease, which produces MKRFGLRALHLFVVLILVTFLVSVMLEFLPGDPAVVIAGENATPEQVELVRQKLNLDQPVIARYFLWASHVLQGDLGVSFRTTQPVGEAIAQRLPVSLELMVLAQIIALIMAVPMAVWAAYRPRSTVGRIATPTSVLMISTPEFVIALMLILGGAMVLGWFPATGFVPLAAGLGLNLISLALPALAVAAEPAGTYSRILRADMSRTFDEDFMLAAKAKGMTIPNILFRQALRPSSLSLVTLAGLNTARLLGSVVVIESLFGIPGIGRLLVESVNNSDFVTVQGVVCVIALTYVIVNALTDLSYAIIDPRVRHAVA; this is translated from the coding sequence ATGAAACGTTTTGGATTGAGGGCGCTGCACCTGTTCGTGGTGCTGATCCTTGTCACTTTCCTGGTGTCGGTGATGCTGGAGTTTCTTCCCGGCGATCCGGCGGTGGTGATCGCGGGGGAGAATGCGACGCCCGAGCAGGTGGAATTGGTTCGACAGAAGTTGAATCTCGACCAGCCTGTCATTGCGCGCTACTTTCTATGGGCCTCTCACGTGCTGCAGGGCGATCTTGGGGTCTCGTTCCGCACCACTCAGCCCGTCGGTGAAGCCATCGCGCAGCGGCTGCCAGTGTCACTCGAACTCATGGTCCTGGCGCAGATCATTGCCCTGATTATGGCCGTACCGATGGCTGTCTGGGCGGCATATCGACCACGCTCGACCGTTGGTCGTATCGCGACGCCGACGTCGGTTCTGATGATCTCGACGCCAGAATTTGTGATCGCCCTGATGCTGATTCTCGGGGGCGCAATGGTCCTCGGCTGGTTTCCGGCGACCGGTTTCGTCCCCCTGGCGGCGGGCCTGGGCCTGAACCTCATCAGCCTCGCACTTCCGGCGCTGGCCGTTGCTGCCGAACCCGCGGGGACCTACTCGCGCATATTGCGGGCGGATATGTCACGAACCTTCGACGAAGATTTCATGCTCGCCGCAAAAGCCAAGGGTATGACGATTCCCAATATCCTGTTTCGCCAAGCGTTGCGACCGTCGTCGCTGTCGTTGGTCACTCTTGCCGGTCTCAACACTGCTCGGCTGCTGGGCAGCGTTGTCGTGATCGAGAGCCTCTTCGGCATCCCCGGCATTGGGCGGCTGCTGGTGGAATCCGTCAACAATTCCGACTTCGTCACGGTACAAGGTGTCGTGTGCGTGATTGCGCTGACGTATGTCATCGTCAATGCACTCACGGATCTGTCCTACGCGATCATCGACCCGAGAGTACGACATGCAGTCGCTTAG
- a CDS encoding ABC transporter permease, protein MQSLRSRAVARTTLPLGQWLSIGWLALIVSLAVLVDLLPIPAADTPDYSAYLASPSLSHLLGTDELGRDILSRSLHGARVSLTIAGSTICLGLIVGTTLGVLAGYFRGRIDTVVGVLTDTVLAFPVLILIMTVVAVRGASVEALVVGLAVGTMPAFIRMARAHTLTLARRDFVSAARSIGARHPRVIIGDVLPMIAGPMLVYSLVVAAIVMMAEGSLSFLGYGVPPPAASWGSMIASGRPVLQQAPHVVVFPALMLIFTVMAMNVLGDGYERKRQAR, encoded by the coding sequence ATGCAGTCGCTTAGATCACGGGCCGTTGCCCGAACCACACTGCCCCTCGGTCAGTGGCTCTCGATCGGGTGGTTGGCGCTGATCGTCAGCCTGGCAGTTCTGGTTGATCTTCTCCCTATCCCGGCGGCGGATACGCCGGACTACAGCGCCTATCTCGCGAGCCCGAGCCTCAGCCACCTCCTCGGCACCGATGAACTCGGTCGCGATATCCTGTCTCGCTCGCTGCACGGTGCCCGAGTGTCGCTGACCATTGCAGGGTCGACGATTTGCCTCGGGCTCATCGTCGGAACGACCCTGGGCGTGCTCGCCGGCTACTTCCGGGGCAGAATCGACACCGTCGTCGGCGTGCTGACCGACACCGTTCTCGCCTTCCCCGTGCTGATTTTGATCATGACCGTGGTCGCCGTGCGCGGCGCGTCGGTGGAGGCACTGGTTGTTGGACTGGCTGTTGGAACCATGCCGGCCTTCATTCGGATGGCTCGGGCGCACACATTGACGCTGGCGCGTCGGGACTTCGTGAGCGCAGCTCGAAGCATCGGTGCACGCCACCCGCGCGTGATTATCGGCGACGTGCTGCCGATGATCGCCGGTCCCATGCTCGTCTACAGTCTGGTCGTTGCCGCAATTGTGATGATGGCCGAGGGATCGCTCAGCTTTCTGGGGTACGGCGTGCCGCCGCCGGCCGCGAGCTGGGGCAGCATGATTGCCTCGGGTCGGCCGGTACTGCAGCAAGCGCCTCATGTGGTGGTCTTTCCAGCACTCATGCTGATTTTCACTGTCATGGCGATGAACGTTTTGGGTGACGGATACGAACGGAAGAGGCAGGCGCGATGA
- a CDS encoding ABC transporter ATP-binding protein has translation MTKNRPMPPGQSMVATDITTRFSTERGELCAVEQVDFHVMPGEAVGLVGESGSGKSVLTRTMMGLNAGSDGVSTSGRAVLGGVDLLSLTQKQLRGIWGRRIGIVLQDPLSSLNPVRRVGTQIVETIRRHRSGTTTSEARVQAEQILREVGIADPAARLAVYPHQMSGGMRQRVMIAIALSGDPDVLIADEPTTALDVTVQRQILDLLDRERRARKMGLILVTHDLSVVASRTDRVVVMYAGQIVEEAPTRDLFATPLMPYTRALLNAVPPMDGPIHLTLAAIPGGPPDLSEPISGCRFAPRCVRVQARCTVEAPELREADDNPEHRIRCHFPLMPRDAVHTRGES, from the coding sequence ATGACCAAGAACAGGCCGATGCCCCCGGGGCAGTCGATGGTCGCCACTGACATCACGACCCGATTCTCGACGGAACGTGGTGAGTTGTGTGCGGTGGAGCAGGTTGATTTTCACGTCATGCCCGGAGAAGCAGTTGGTTTGGTCGGTGAATCTGGTTCGGGGAAATCCGTTCTTACGCGCACCATGATGGGTCTCAACGCCGGCTCCGACGGGGTCAGTACCTCAGGGCGGGCTGTTTTGGGCGGTGTCGACCTGCTGTCGCTGACCCAGAAACAGCTCCGAGGCATCTGGGGTCGACGCATCGGGATTGTGCTGCAAGATCCGCTCTCGTCGTTGAACCCTGTCCGTCGAGTCGGTACCCAAATCGTCGAAACCATTCGCCGGCATAGAAGCGGAACGACCACTTCCGAGGCTCGAGTGCAGGCCGAGCAGATTTTGCGCGAGGTCGGCATTGCAGATCCGGCCGCTCGACTCGCCGTCTACCCGCACCAGATGTCTGGCGGAATGCGGCAACGGGTCATGATCGCAATCGCTCTGAGCGGTGACCCCGATGTGCTCATTGCCGATGAACCGACCACCGCGTTGGACGTCACCGTGCAACGCCAGATCTTGGATCTGCTTGATAGGGAGCGGCGGGCGAGGAAGATGGGGCTCATTTTGGTTACGCACGATCTCTCAGTCGTTGCCTCCCGCACCGACAGAGTGGTGGTGATGTACGCGGGCCAGATCGTGGAGGAGGCGCCAACGCGGGATCTCTTTGCCACCCCTCTGATGCCCTACACGCGCGCACTGCTGAACGCAGTTCCCCCGATGGACGGCCCGATCCATCTGACCTTGGCAGCGATACCGGGTGGCCCACCTGACCTGTCCGAACCGATCTCGGGCTGTCGGTTCGCGCCACGCTGCGTCCGAGTGCAGGCGCGCTGCACCGTCGAGGCTCCCGAACTTCGGGAAGCCGATGACAATCCAGAACATCGCATCCGCTGTCATTTTCCGTTGATGCCCAGAGACGCAGTCCACACGCGAGGTGAATCATGA
- a CDS encoding ABC transporter ATP-binding protein, which translates to MSTPILQVRDVHVRYGRNGLHAVAGVDLDLARGETLGVVGESGCGKSSLARALMQMPPPSAGTVAYNGQELTGLRGQELRRIRLDLQMVFQDPIASLHPLRTVRQLVGEPLGVWRIGTKDERKVTVDEMLRAVGLDPDVAGDRRPGQLSGGQCQRVAIARALVAGARVLICDEPISSLDVSLRATVLNLLEELKERMDLSILFIAHDLAVVRNISDRVMVMYLGKVCEVGPSAELFASPLHPYTRALIDSVPVAMPGAATPEPAIIGDPPSPSNVPSGCRFRTRCPLAQQVCAEEEPQLREMEPHHSVACHFAETPGEGKR; encoded by the coding sequence ATGAGCACGCCCATCCTTCAGGTGCGTGACGTGCACGTTCGATACGGTCGCAACGGGTTACACGCTGTGGCTGGAGTCGATCTGGATTTAGCGCGAGGTGAGACCCTGGGCGTCGTCGGTGAGTCCGGCTGCGGCAAGTCCTCGCTGGCTCGAGCACTCATGCAGATGCCCCCGCCATCGGCCGGAACCGTCGCATACAACGGGCAAGAATTGACCGGCCTGCGCGGGCAGGAGCTGCGTCGAATCCGCCTCGATCTGCAGATGGTTTTTCAAGATCCGATTGCGTCCTTGCACCCCCTGCGCACCGTCCGCCAACTCGTGGGCGAACCACTCGGGGTATGGCGTATCGGCACGAAGGACGAGCGCAAGGTTACCGTCGACGAGATGCTCCGCGCGGTTGGACTCGACCCCGACGTCGCTGGTGATCGACGCCCCGGACAGCTGTCGGGTGGGCAATGTCAACGTGTGGCGATCGCGAGGGCTCTCGTGGCGGGTGCGCGCGTGCTCATCTGCGATGAGCCCATCTCCTCGCTGGACGTCTCGTTGCGAGCCACCGTTCTCAACCTGCTCGAAGAACTCAAAGAGCGGATGGACTTGTCGATCCTCTTTATCGCGCACGACCTGGCCGTCGTGCGAAATATTTCGGATCGGGTCATGGTGATGTATCTCGGAAAGGTGTGCGAGGTCGGGCCGTCGGCGGAACTGTTCGCGAGTCCCCTGCATCCGTACACCCGTGCCTTGATCGACTCGGTGCCGGTGGCGATGCCCGGTGCTGCCACCCCGGAACCCGCGATCATCGGTGACCCGCCGTCACCGAGCAATGTTCCGTCAGGCTGCCGCTTTCGCACACGGTGTCCGCTTGCACAGCAGGTCTGTGCGGAGGAAGAACCGCAGCTTCGCGAGATGGAACCGCACCATTCCGTTGCGTGCCACTTCGCCGAGACACCGGGAGAAGGGAAACGATGA
- a CDS encoding IclR family transcriptional regulator, which produces MTTTPHEPAGSLASTTMVERTVLILRVFERSAALLSLGQVAARSGLPRSSVHRILQQLVEARWLERLDTDYRLGLRMFEIGSLVAHRNRVSSASRPLMQELCSSTGHVVHLAILDERDVVYLEKVGGALANQMPSRVGGRLPAHCTGVGKALLAYSPRPVVEEYLAGGLAPRTTSTISSEEEFEAEMARIRGTGYATELGESMPGMACGAAPILEAGNAIAAISVSGPRQHVDVDAMKHRIMWAAAEISRAIASAPRLG; this is translated from the coding sequence ATGACAACCACGCCGCACGAACCCGCCGGCTCCCTCGCATCGACGACCATGGTCGAACGAACCGTTCTCATCCTGCGGGTCTTCGAACGGTCGGCGGCCTTGCTCAGCCTCGGTCAGGTCGCCGCGCGCTCGGGTCTGCCGCGCTCATCAGTTCATCGCATTCTGCAGCAACTCGTCGAGGCACGATGGTTGGAGCGTCTTGATACGGACTATCGGCTGGGCTTGCGAATGTTTGAGATCGGCAGTCTCGTCGCTCATCGCAACCGGGTCAGCTCTGCGTCACGGCCACTCATGCAGGAGCTCTGCTCGTCGACGGGCCACGTCGTGCATCTGGCAATTCTCGATGAACGGGATGTCGTATATCTCGAGAAGGTCGGTGGGGCGCTGGCGAACCAGATGCCGTCTCGAGTTGGTGGTCGACTACCGGCACACTGCACGGGGGTTGGCAAAGCGCTCCTGGCCTATTCGCCCAGGCCAGTCGTCGAAGAATACCTGGCCGGCGGGCTTGCACCGCGGACCACCTCGACAATTTCGTCGGAGGAGGAATTCGAGGCCGAGATGGCGAGAATCCGCGGAACCGGATACGCGACGGAGCTGGGCGAGTCGATGCCGGGAATGGCCTGCGGGGCGGCTCCGATCCTCGAGGCGGGCAATGCGATCGCGGCGATTTCGGTCAGCGGGCCAAGGCAGCACGTCGATGTTGACGCGATGAAGCATCGGATCATGTGGGCGGCCGCCGAAATCTCCCGGGCGATCGCCTCTGCGCCCCGGTTGGGATGA
- a CDS encoding 2-keto-4-pentenoate hydratase translates to MVNSATRTEAARALRQAAANREPIARLSSTFPGLSLADAYAIQTLNIQLDVASGSRIIGHKLGLTSPVMQEMMGVDEPDFGHLMDTMLLDSTRAVSLGSYIQPRIEVELAFVLAEALSADCTEADVLSATAYVVPCIELIDSRIENWNIHLIDTIADNASSAAVILGDTRISPLEWSLDDIDARLVINGQEVAAGSTSAVLGHPARSVAWLARTLAGFGVALEPGHVVLSGSCTRAIDVVPGDRAEARFTGLGDVVVTFD, encoded by the coding sequence ATGGTGAATTCAGCGACGAGAACAGAGGCAGCACGCGCCCTACGACAGGCTGCGGCGAACCGGGAACCCATCGCTCGTCTGAGCAGCACGTTTCCTGGCTTGTCCCTGGCCGACGCGTATGCGATCCAAACCTTGAACATTCAGCTCGACGTTGCGTCGGGCTCGCGGATCATCGGACACAAATTGGGTCTCACCTCACCGGTCATGCAAGAGATGATGGGAGTGGATGAGCCTGACTTCGGGCACCTAATGGACACGATGCTGCTCGACTCGACACGCGCCGTGTCGCTGGGCTCCTACATTCAGCCACGCATTGAAGTGGAGTTGGCATTCGTGTTAGCAGAGGCGTTGTCCGCCGATTGCACGGAAGCAGACGTTCTCTCGGCGACAGCGTATGTCGTGCCGTGCATCGAGCTGATCGACAGCCGCATCGAGAACTGGAACATTCACCTGATCGACACCATCGCCGATAATGCCTCATCTGCGGCAGTCATCCTGGGAGACACCCGTATTTCGCCGTTGGAGTGGTCCCTCGATGATATCGATGCGCGCCTCGTGATCAACGGCCAGGAGGTTGCTGCCGGGTCAACGAGCGCTGTACTCGGCCACCCTGCTCGTTCCGTTGCATGGCTTGCCCGCACCCTCGCCGGCTTCGGTGTCGCACTGGAACCCGGCCATGTGGTGCTCTCCGGGTCATGTACACGAGCCATCGACGTGGTTCCGGGCGATCGGGCAGAAGCACGATTCACGGGTCTTGGCGACGTCGTCGTGACGTTCGACTAG
- a CDS encoding acetaldehyde dehydrogenase (acetylating) codes for MKKVTAAIVGSGNIGTDLMYKLLRSDVVEPRWMIGIDPQSEGLQRARDEGLIASSGGVEWLLAQNELPEIVFEATSAYAHRENAPKYAALGIRAVDLTPAAVGPAVVPSLNIEHHENAENVNLITCGGQATIPIVAAVAQVTPVAYAEIVASIASPSAGPGTRANIDEFTLTTSQAIQSVGGAATGKAIIIMNPAEPPMMMQDTVFCAISDDADRHAIADAIRAMVDRVAEYVPGYRLRTEPQFRDADPSTGSPACVMTFLEVTGAGDFLPPYAGNLDIMTAAATRVGEGIGRAIRRNEGKN; via the coding sequence ATGAAAAAAGTGACAGCCGCGATCGTTGGATCCGGCAATATCGGGACCGACCTGATGTACAAGCTTCTCCGATCAGACGTGGTCGAACCACGCTGGATGATCGGCATCGACCCGCAGAGCGAAGGACTTCAGCGCGCACGTGATGAAGGACTGATCGCATCGTCCGGCGGCGTCGAGTGGCTTCTTGCTCAGAACGAGCTTCCTGAGATCGTCTTTGAAGCCACCTCGGCGTACGCCCACCGGGAGAACGCGCCGAAGTACGCTGCGCTCGGGATCCGTGCCGTTGATCTCACCCCGGCGGCGGTGGGTCCTGCCGTTGTGCCTTCACTCAACATCGAGCACCATGAGAACGCCGAGAACGTGAACCTGATCACCTGCGGGGGGCAAGCGACGATTCCCATCGTCGCCGCAGTCGCACAGGTCACCCCCGTGGCGTACGCGGAGATCGTCGCCAGCATCGCCTCTCCGTCGGCGGGGCCCGGCACCCGTGCCAATATCGACGAGTTCACACTGACGACTTCGCAGGCCATCCAATCGGTGGGTGGCGCTGCGACCGGAAAAGCAATCATCATCATGAACCCGGCCGAGCCACCGATGATGATGCAGGACACTGTCTTCTGCGCCATTTCTGACGATGCCGACCGACACGCGATTGCCGACGCCATTCGGGCGATGGTGGACCGAGTGGCGGAATATGTGCCCGGTTACCGCCTTCGAACAGAGCCTCAGTTCCGCGATGCTGATCCATCGACGGGTTCCCCTGCCTGTGTCATGACGTTCCTTGAAGTAACGGGAGCCGGCGACTTTCTCCCGCCGTATGCCGGGAATCTTGACATCATGACAGCCGCAGCGACGCGCGTGGGTGAAGGAATCGGGCGTGCTATTCGCCGCAATGAAGGGAAAAATTAG